A genomic stretch from Microplitis mediator isolate UGA2020A chromosome 10, iyMicMedi2.1, whole genome shotgun sequence includes:
- the LOC130676480 gene encoding uncharacterized protein LOC130676480, whose protein sequence is MSSVRESSHVSRKYVTHGGAISGQGHSANSTNSLENNLDALLEDLQTSVSRSATPSGRRPYSPQVEYRTAANPTKTVTEIRSISPIRTSTSTREKYVSTGPSGVGSGIPGLEALDAELRNVQPGQSKTVAYKQVSYQFNKSQDGKPVDSYGTTDRAFSTSTSPFSDDIHEASYEEIHRKRKNAEKTTKTSTVNRELMYGDTYSSSRSKQASPLPGAQSRDVKIIREATSYQEPKTVSTTYNTRERIQEYGIEQVPVPSPTPTIPLNLAPGPNTKVTTTIKTYTYELPGAPEIYLPPGHTGTDQTVTYKLDKTLERSASPLRYTSTPEINQKSSILHKESKYYQEELRGSPTYRKPSSPYSSGPSPTNIETTTTRKENFYIKDDRYENGYLPVDRVDYPGYQNQPPYTETTTTTLIDRIEEHFPDKPASPSRSYYTATPPITPQATGVYKYSKESYSNHHPSDREVLLPKPFPTGTQLYPVNGKGPSNGQGPPAKLDDLMASFSESEREVLVDIKREEQMQRKNKSQENGVPKKGVDFISHTPPKVQSKNVAGPPVYYPPGSAEFTKKEEGAMMQASGEWARARGQYEYEASSKTKTKQSSGKAVVPVCLPLCCALPCVIM, encoded by the exons ATGTCTTCAGTAAGAGAGAGCTCACACGTGAGCAGAAAGTACGTGACTCATGGCGGCGCTATATCCGGACAGGGCCACTCAGCGAACTCGACCAACAGCCTCGAGAACAACTTGG acgcTCTCCTAGAAGATCTACAGACGAGCGTATCCAGAAGTGCTACGCCCAGTGGACGGAGACCTTATTCACCTCAAGTCGAGTACAGGACTGCTGCTAATCCAACAAAAACAGTTACTGAAATCag ATCTATTTCTCCAATACGAACGAGCACGAGCACCAGGGAAAAGTACGTGAGCACAGGACCAAGTGGAGTAGGAAGTGGAATACCAGGCTTGGAGGCACTGGACGCTGAATTGCGAAAC GTTCAGCCGGGACAGAGTAAGACCGTGGCATATAAACAGGTCTCTTATCAGTTCAACAAGAGTCAGGATGGCAAGCCAGTag ACTCGTACGGAACAACTGACAGAGCATTCAGCACCAGCACTTCACCCTTCTC AGATGACATACATGAGGCGAGCTATGAAGAAATCCATAGGAAGCGAAAGAATGCCGAGAAAACCACCAAGACATCGACGGTCAACAGAGAGCTCATGTATGGCGATACTTATTCGTCATCTCGCTCGAAACAGGCATCACCACTTCCGGGAGCACAATCAAGAGATGTTAAAATAATTCGCGAGGCAACCA gCTACCAGGAACCTAAGACAGTATCAACTACTTACAATACCCGGGAGCGTATTCAAGAGTACGGAATAGAACAGGTACCGGTGCCGTCTCCAACGCCGACGATCCCGTTGAATTTGGCGCCAGGCCCAAACACTAAAGTAACGACGACAATTAAAACTTACACTTACGAATTACCCGGCGCTccggaaatttatttacctccTGGACACACTGGAACTGACCAGACGGTCACTTACAAGCTCGACAAAACACTCGAGAGATCTGCGAGTCCACTAAGATATACCAGCACACCCGAGATAAATCAAAAGTCATCAATTCTCCACAAGGAATCTAAATATTACCAAGAAGAATTACGCGGATCTCCAACTTACAGAAAGCCAAGTTCTCCCTACTCGTCGGGACCGTCGCCAACAAACATCGAAACAACGACAACCAGGAAGGAAAATTTCTACATAAAAGATGATCGCTACGAAAACGGATACTTACCAGTAGACAGAGTAGACTATCCCGGATACCAGAACCAGCCGCCTTACACTGAAACCACAACGACGACGTTGATTGACAGGATCGAAGAACATTTTCCGGACAAGCCGGCTTCTCCCTCGCGCAGTTACTACACAGCAACGCCTCCAATTACGCCCCAAGCAACCGGTGTTTATAAATACTCAAAGGAATCCTACAGCAATCACCATCCGAGCGACCGCGAAGTACTTTTACCAAAACCCTTTCCAACTGGCACGCAACTGTACCCAGTCAATGGAAAAGGTCCCAGTAATGGACAGGGACCACCCGCTAAACTTGATGATCTTATGGCCTCCTTCTCAGAATCAGAG cGTGAAGTGTTAGTTGACATAAAGCGTGAAGAGCAGATGCAACGAAAAAACAAGTCACAAGAAAACGGGGTCCCCAAGAAAGGAGTCGACTTTATCAGTCATACACCTCCGAAAGTACAGAGTAAAAACGTCGCGGGTCCTCCTGTTTACTATCCGCCAGGCTCTGCGGAGTTTACTAAGAAAGAGGAAGGAGCCATGATGCAAGCGAGC GGCGAATGGGCGAGGGCGAGGGGACAGTACGAGTATGAGGCCTCAAGTAAAACTAAAACAAAACAATCCAGTGGAAAAGCTGTGGTTCCTGTATGTCTTCCTCTCTGCTGCGCACTTCCTTGCGttataatgtaa